Proteins from one Salinispora arenicola genomic window:
- a CDS encoding carboxypeptidase regulatory-like domain-containing protein, translating into MSSGYYLDDGTPRGGVGISGTFTIDPPATRPYEVKEYAYSLDSGVLNGAKTVAARSSDHGASVSLAPLHDGVNRLYVWSKDHAGRFSTPVTYTFSVRAGSGPAAEWTFEDGGGSTAADTSGHGNSLTVGGSASWVAGRSGVGTALSLPGGAAAVMSGPVNSPHPDTQASTPVRTDADFTVAAWVKITSTAGSAVQTVVSASGSRTSAYQLGYAGSAQRWRFAMAGADTDDPALYSVLSDAAPTAGKWTHLAGVYDASTKKMTLYVNGQAQSGTATLSGGFNATAEVAVGKRTWNGSSDSFFTGTVDDVRVYNFTETAANLAELAVPPPPKIIFPDGADVTAGEQLTVTFDAGGDTNVTAFRYSVDGTGLGSTVNADTAGGTATVTIDVGTTTGERLVYAVAVDDGGRVSGMSQEQFTVSPAASLSGTVYDPFFLPQADAVVALQPGGYQTTTGADGSYSLSNFSPGSYTLTVTYGGRCGPAFTQDVVINGPDQVQDIFLMVFSDDLGHTCTEQAASFMAAPTVLPLTGDDSVATVQLPFAFPFYGGAYRSAWVDTNGVLSFTDPGGSHPYSGGGQLPAPADPNAIVAAFWDDLVVDAAASVRTATTGSGDDQRFVVEWRNVHRKANPVERLSFEVILAPDGTVTTNYDQLDNAAEKGGSAIVGIEAAVGEDGLSYSIDEPVLSSGIAITFTRPDVDGGLKTHDLSGTLTDTAGAPVVGATVSLDPSGLTATTGTGGAYSFAGVVADSYGVSVQMAGRCGEVASRQVELSADAVVDLQLGPDYGGLGYACRTGPSGFVAATNVLALTGDDAATSVALPFPIEFHGQSYTSGWVHTNGLVSFGAVHGAVDAWANPTMPTAAAPNAVVAPFWDDFEVDGSASVRTQTLGAAPNRSFVVEWRNVGFRPTNTERVTFEVMFHEDGRIAFHYGAMSTPTQTGAGATVGLENASGTVAALYTFHEAVLTANSSITYTPAPAGTVSGVLTTAVTAEPIAGATVTLNPGNRTITTGADGSYQFTTVPVGEYKVAASIADNRCTGQYARETINHSGGTLDVDLSLMVDGDEFGYKCTTGAQSFVPGDIVEGWQGDETVWQKNPPFPVKLYGESHTSAWISANGLISFKDPAYFGWIGSAPGTIPSPASEGSPNATVYVHWDDWVVDTQARIATKISGTAPTRQWIVEWRNVHLYGDPTIRATFEVIFDEGGDITLAYTDIDPAKAVEQGGEATVGIENADGSIGFQYLHREAWLASGQGITFTPNPPGQGSIAGTVTCQGAPVAGATVVVADRSTTTATDGTYTVGNVPAGSWAAIATVTSGTCTGSETRQVTVGTNTETTADYPLSATPTGGGYILSEEPVPYTPADTTVVSLTGDDAYTSLTLPFPVTHYGQTYSTGWVDTNGVLSFVDPGEPAPDAWPIPSPDSPQEPNAALYPFWHDWVVDDNASIRTTTRGSAPDREFVIEWRNVHSYEDPLTRVTFQVILDEAGGYRFAYTDNDGTFLERGGGATIGIENADGTHAIQYTYRQPVLRPGLGLRLTAAGA; encoded by the coding sequence GTGAGTTCCGGCTACTACCTTGATGACGGCACGCCGCGCGGTGGTGTCGGTATCTCGGGTACGTTCACCATCGACCCGCCGGCGACTCGACCATATGAGGTCAAGGAGTATGCCTACAGCCTGGACTCCGGGGTGCTGAACGGGGCGAAGACTGTTGCGGCTCGGAGCAGCGATCATGGAGCGTCGGTGTCGTTGGCTCCGTTGCATGACGGGGTCAACCGGCTCTACGTGTGGTCGAAGGATCACGCGGGTCGGTTTTCTACCCCGGTGACGTATACGTTCAGCGTTCGCGCCGGGTCTGGTCCGGCGGCGGAATGGACTTTCGAGGATGGTGGCGGTTCCACGGCGGCGGATACTTCTGGCCACGGCAACTCCCTGACTGTCGGGGGCTCGGCTAGTTGGGTTGCGGGCCGGTCCGGGGTGGGTACCGCCCTGTCGTTGCCAGGTGGTGCGGCGGCGGTCATGTCCGGTCCGGTCAACAGTCCGCACCCGGACACTCAGGCTTCCACCCCGGTCCGTACCGACGCCGATTTCACCGTCGCCGCGTGGGTGAAGATCACTTCGACGGCGGGTAGCGCGGTGCAGACAGTGGTGAGTGCCAGCGGATCCAGGACGTCGGCGTACCAACTGGGCTATGCCGGTAGCGCCCAGCGCTGGCGTTTCGCGATGGCCGGGGCGGACACCGACGATCCGGCGTTGTACAGCGTACTGTCCGACGCAGCGCCGACGGCGGGGAAGTGGACGCATCTTGCCGGTGTGTACGACGCGTCCACCAAGAAGATGACCCTGTACGTCAATGGGCAGGCGCAGAGCGGCACCGCCACGCTCAGCGGGGGTTTCAACGCCACTGCCGAGGTGGCGGTCGGCAAACGCACGTGGAACGGTAGCTCCGACAGCTTCTTCACCGGCACCGTCGATGACGTGCGGGTGTACAACTTCACCGAGACGGCGGCCAACCTGGCGGAGCTTGCTGTTCCACCGCCACCAAAGATCATATTTCCGGACGGGGCCGACGTGACGGCCGGCGAACAACTCACGGTGACTTTCGATGCCGGTGGTGACACGAACGTCACGGCGTTTAGGTACAGCGTGGACGGTACCGGCCTGGGTAGCACCGTAAACGCCGATACCGCAGGTGGCACCGCGACCGTCACCATCGATGTGGGCACCACGACGGGCGAGCGGCTGGTGTACGCGGTCGCTGTGGACGACGGTGGTCGGGTCAGTGGGATGAGCCAGGAACAGTTCACTGTCTCCCCGGCGGCGAGCCTGTCCGGAACCGTGTACGACCCGTTCTTCCTGCCGCAGGCCGACGCGGTCGTCGCACTCCAGCCCGGCGGATATCAGACCACGACGGGTGCAGACGGCAGCTACTCGTTGAGCAACTTTTCTCCTGGCTCGTACACCCTCACGGTGACCTACGGCGGCCGATGCGGACCCGCATTCACCCAGGACGTCGTCATCAACGGCCCGGACCAGGTACAGGACATCTTCCTCATGGTGTTCAGCGATGACCTGGGTCATACCTGCACCGAGCAGGCTGCCTCCTTCATGGCGGCGCCTACAGTTCTGCCATTGACTGGTGATGACTCGGTTGCCACGGTGCAGCTACCGTTCGCGTTCCCGTTCTACGGCGGTGCCTACCGCAGCGCGTGGGTGGACACCAACGGGGTGCTGTCGTTCACTGATCCGGGTGGTTCCCACCCGTATTCCGGTGGCGGTCAGCTACCGGCGCCGGCGGACCCGAACGCCATCGTGGCTGCATTCTGGGATGACCTGGTGGTCGACGCAGCGGCAAGTGTGCGGACCGCCACAACTGGTAGCGGTGACGATCAGCGGTTCGTGGTCGAGTGGCGCAACGTACACCGCAAGGCCAACCCTGTGGAGCGGCTTTCCTTTGAGGTGATTTTGGCGCCGGACGGCACGGTGACCACCAACTACGACCAACTCGACAACGCAGCGGAAAAGGGCGGTAGCGCGATCGTCGGCATCGAGGCGGCCGTCGGTGAGGACGGATTGTCCTATTCGATCGACGAACCGGTACTTAGCAGCGGCATCGCGATCACCTTCACCCGTCCGGATGTCGACGGCGGACTGAAGACCCACGATCTGTCCGGTACGTTGACCGATACCGCCGGCGCACCGGTGGTCGGTGCGACAGTCAGCCTCGACCCGAGTGGTTTGACCGCTACGACGGGTACCGGGGGCGCGTACAGCTTCGCGGGGGTGGTGGCCGACAGTTACGGCGTGTCGGTACAGATGGCTGGCCGGTGCGGGGAGGTGGCTTCACGTCAGGTGGAGTTGTCCGCTGACGCTGTCGTCGATCTGCAACTGGGCCCCGACTACGGTGGCTTGGGCTATGCGTGCAGGACGGGGCCGTCGGGTTTCGTGGCGGCGACCAATGTCCTGGCGTTGACCGGTGACGACGCGGCCACGTCGGTGGCGTTGCCCTTCCCGATCGAGTTCCACGGTCAGTCCTACACCTCGGGGTGGGTGCACACCAATGGACTGGTCAGTTTCGGCGCTGTTCACGGCGCGGTGGACGCGTGGGCCAACCCGACGATGCCGACCGCGGCCGCGCCAAACGCAGTGGTTGCCCCATTCTGGGACGACTTCGAGGTTGACGGATCGGCAAGCGTGCGGACGCAGACCCTGGGCGCCGCTCCAAATCGGTCCTTTGTCGTTGAGTGGCGCAACGTCGGTTTCCGCCCGACTAACACCGAGCGGGTCACGTTCGAGGTGATGTTCCACGAAGACGGACGTATCGCCTTCCACTACGGGGCGATGTCCACACCGACTCAGACGGGTGCTGGGGCAACTGTCGGGCTGGAAAACGCGTCGGGCACGGTCGCGGCCTTGTACACCTTCCACGAGGCGGTGCTGACCGCGAACTCCTCGATCACCTACACACCGGCCCCGGCGGGCACCGTCAGTGGTGTGCTCACCACGGCGGTGACCGCTGAACCGATTGCTGGGGCGACGGTCACCCTGAACCCGGGCAACCGCACCATTACCACCGGCGCGGACGGCAGCTACCAGTTCACCACGGTGCCGGTCGGGGAGTACAAGGTCGCCGCATCGATCGCGGACAACCGATGCACAGGCCAGTACGCCCGCGAAACCATCAACCACTCTGGCGGCACCTTAGACGTAGACCTGTCACTGATGGTCGACGGCGATGAGTTCGGCTACAAATGCACCACCGGTGCGCAGTCCTTCGTCCCCGGCGACATCGTGGAAGGATGGCAGGGCGACGAAACGGTTTGGCAGAAGAACCCACCGTTTCCCGTCAAGCTCTATGGCGAGTCACACACCTCGGCCTGGATCAGCGCCAACGGGCTGATCAGCTTCAAGGACCCTGCCTACTTCGGGTGGATCGGTTCCGCACCAGGCACCATCCCGTCACCGGCGAGCGAGGGCTCACCGAACGCCACGGTCTACGTGCACTGGGACGACTGGGTGGTCGACACACAGGCCCGGATCGCCACGAAGATCAGCGGCACCGCGCCGACCCGGCAGTGGATCGTGGAATGGCGCAACGTCCACCTCTACGGCGATCCCACCATCCGTGCGACCTTCGAGGTTATCTTCGATGAGGGGGGTGACATCACCCTCGCCTACACCGACATCGACCCAGCCAAGGCGGTCGAGCAGGGCGGCGAGGCCACGGTGGGCATCGAAAACGCCGACGGCTCGATCGGCTTCCAGTACCTGCACCGCGAGGCGTGGCTGGCCAGCGGCCAGGGCATCACCTTCACCCCCAACCCGCCCGGGCAGGGCAGCATAGCCGGAACAGTGACCTGCCAGGGCGCCCCGGTGGCCGGGGCGACGGTGGTGGTGGCCGACAGGTCGACCACCACCGCAACCGACGGCACATACACGGTGGGTAACGTGCCGGCCGGCTCCTGGGCGGCAATCGCGACGGTGACCAGCGGTACCTGCACCGGTTCCGAGACGCGCCAGGTGACAGTCGGCACCAACACCGAGACCACCGCCGACTACCCCCTGAGCGCCACCCCCACCGGAGGCGGGTACATCCTCTCCGAAGAACCCGTGCCGTACACCCCAGCGGACACGACCGTGGTGTCCCTCACCGGCGACGACGCCTATACCTCGCTCACCCTGCCGTTCCCGGTCACGCACTACGGGCAGACCTACTCCACCGGCTGGGTGGACACCAACGGCGTGCTCAGCTTCGTCGACCCCGGCGAGCCCGCACCCGACGCCTGGCCCATCCCATCGCCGGACAGCCCGCAGGAGCCCAACGCCGCCCTCTACCCGTTCTGGCACGACTGGGTCGTCGACGACAACGCCAGCATCCGCACCACGACACGGGGCAGCGCCCCTGACCGAGAATTCGTTATCGAGTGGCGCAACGTCCACTCGTACGAGGACCCCCTCACCCGGGTCACGTTCCAGGTGATCCTTGACGAGGCCGGCGGTTACCGCTTCGCCTACACCGACAACGATGGCACCTTCCTCGAACGCGGCGGCGGCGCCACCATCGGCATCGAAAACGCCGACGGCACCCACGCCATCCAGTACACCTACCGGCAGCCTGTCCTCCGGCCCGGACTGGGCCTACGGCTCACCGCCGCAGGTGCGTGA